GCCGATATAAAGCAACCCATAAATAGTTTAGAAGAAAACCAAGATCCACTTGGTATTTGGCGTTCGTTTGTTAATACTGAATTATCAAACGACTATCAAAGCTTGTTTGATCAAATCGATTATCGGGTTATGTTAAAAGCCCCCTCGTTTGAATGTGTTTACCGCTGGCGGTTAGAGCAAGAGCATAAACTTGCTGTAGCAACCAAAGGCGCTTCTACAGGGGTAATGTCCGATGAACAAGTTGCACAGTTTATTCAGAATTACCAACGACTAACCGAACATGCACTTAAAACATTGCCTACAAAGTGTGACACTGTGTATTCGCTAGATGAAACAAGAACTATAACCGGCGAGGAAGTAAAGTAATGACAAGAACGCTAGTTTTCACCGATATGGACGGCACGCTGTTAGACCACCATACCTACTCCTTTGAGGCGGCGAAACCTGCTTTAACAGCGTTGGAGTCACGAGATATACCGGTTATTCCAACCACCAGTAAAACCTTTGCTGAGCTACAGCCTTTGCGAGAGCAAATTGGCCTTACTGGGCCATTCATCATTGAAAACGGCGCTGCCATATTCATTCCACATGGTTTTTTCAAAAAGAAGCCTAGCGGAACCGTATGGGTAGATGGTTACTGGTGTAAATCGTTTATATCCAATAAAAATTACTGGATTAAACTTCTCGATAAAATCAAAGCAGATTTTGAAGGTGAGTTTAAACAGTTTTCGCAAATGAGTTTAGAAGAAATTCAAAGCAGCACAGGCTTAGACGAAGCGTCTGCTGCCCTAGCAGCTAAACGTCAATTTGGAGAACCTGTACTTTGGACTGGTTCTGATGAAAACAAACAAAAATTTATTGCGGCAGTTAAAGACCGTGGCGCCTATCCTCTAGAAGGCGGGCGATTTATCCATGTATCTGGCAATTGCGACAAAGGCCAAGCCCTTAAATGGCTAGCGGCTGAATACCAAAGACAACATGAAAGTCATGTTAAAACCGTTGCCCTTGGCGATGGAAAAAACGATATTGCTATGCTTGAAGCAGCACATATCGCTATACGAATTTTATCTCCGGTAAATCCTCCGCCTTCTGTTAAAAAAGACGAGGTTTATACCAGCACGTTACCTGGCCCAGAAGGCTGGAACGAAATGCTAACTCAATTGCTTTCCCTATAATCAGGAGGACACATGGCTGATTTTTATCAAAACGGTGTGGTTACAACTTTACATAATCTTTCTCGTAGACCAACAGAGGAACTAGAAGCCGAGTTACTCCGCTTTTCACAGAAACGCCCCATGGCACTTATCTTGCCATCACTTTTTTCAGAACTAGAAGGTGATGCCTTACCTCATATTGTTGATGAATTAACGGGCGTACCTTACTTATCGGAAATCGTGATAGGGCTAGATCGCGCTGATATGGCGCAATATAAACATGCGCTTAAGTTTTTCGACAAACTGCCTCAGCATCATCGCGTGCTTTGGAACGACGGTCCTCGCTTGAAAGCCCTTGATGAAGAACTACAATCAAAAGGTCTTGCACCGAAAGAGTTGGGTAAAGGCCGTAATGTTTGGTATTGCATGGGTTATGTTTTAGCATCAAACCGTGCTGAGTCTGTTGCTCTGCATGATTGCGATATTGTGACGTACAACAAAGACTTGTTGGCTAAGCTTATTTACCCTGTCGCAAACCCGAATTTTAACTACGAGTTCTGTAAGGGCTACTATGCCCGTGTAGCGAACGGTAAAATTAACGGCCGCGTATCTCGATTATTAGTGACGCCGTTATTACGCGCACTTAAGCGTATTATGGGTGACAACGAATACCTTGAGTTTATGGACAGCTTCCGCTATCCATTAGCCGGAGAATTTTCGTTCCGCCGCGATGTGCTAAACGATATTCGCATTCCAAGTGATTGGGGCTTAGAAATTGGCGTACTATCTGAAATGCATCGCAATTATTCGCACAATCGCCTTTGCCAAGCCGACATTTGCGACATTTACGATCACAAGCACCAAGATTTGTCGCTTAATGATGAACATGGTGGCTTATCTAAAATGTCTATCGACATTACTAAGGCCATCTTTAGAAAGTTGGCTACCCAAGGTTATACCTTTAGTAACGAGATGTTCCGCTCTATCAAGGCTACGTATTTCAGAATTGCGCTAGACTTTATTGAGACCTATCACAACGACGCAGTCATGAACGGTCTTACGCTTGATATTCACAGTGAAGAAAAAGCAGTTGAAATGTTCGCCAGTAACATCATGAAAGCTGGACAGAACTTTTTAGAAAACCCAATGGAAACCCCTTTCATTCCAAGTTGGAACCGAGTAACCAGCGCTGTGCCAGATATTCTCGAGCGCTTGCTGGAGGCCGTTGAAGCTGACACCGCAGAATTTATGGAGTAATAGACAATGACATGGCAAGTACTCCATGACAAAGTGAAGCACCATCTAGAATATATCTATGCTGACGTGCCCCTTGAGCATTCATTAGAAAGCTTAACCATGTCGTTGATGGAGACAATGGGTATTAAGCCTGATGAAGATGTTTCACTTCCTCAATCCCATTCTAATTATTGGGACGAGGATGACATCATCATGATCACCTATGGCGATAGTGTTATTGATGGCGACGAACGACCGCTCGTTACCCTCAATCGCTTTTTAAATCGCTATAGTAAGAACACTATCAATAATGTGCACATTCTGCCTTTCTTTCCATACAGTTCAGACGATGGCTTTTCGGTTATCGACTATTCAAGTGTGAATGAAGCCTTGGGCAGCTGGGACGATATTGAAGCCATTGCAAAAGACTACGGGTTAATGACTGATCTTGTGATTAACCACTGTTCTGCACGCAGTGTATGGTTCGATAACTTCATCAAAGGTGAAGGTCCAGGTTCAGATTTCTTCTTTACTGGGGATCCCGCGGACGATTTGTCTATCGTTACCCGCCCTAGGGTTTCGCCTTTATTGCGTGAAACAGAAACCAAAGATGGCACTAAACATGTTTGGTGTACTTTCAGTCATGACCAAGTCGATTTTGATTTCAGGAACCCTAAGGTACTTCTTACGTTCATTGATATCATTCGTTTGTATATCGACAAGGGCGCAAAAATATTCCGCTTAGACGCGGTGGCGTTTTTGTGGAAAATTGTTGGCACTAACTGCATTAACCTTCCTCAAACTCATGAGGTTATTAGGTTAATTCGCACGCTGATTGAACATGTCGACCCGTCTATTATTATCATTACTGAGACCAATATCCCCAACAGGGAAAATTTGACCTATTTCGGTAATGCCAATGAAGCCCATGCTATTTATAACTTTTCATTGCCACCACTATTGGTCAACACCTTGGTAACGGGTAATTGTAAGTACTTAAAGAGTTGGATGATGAGCATGCCACCTGCGCAAAACGGTACGGCATACTTTAACTTCATTGCATCGCACGATGGTATTGGCCTTCGCCCTGCCGAAGGGTTGCTAGACGATGAAGAAATTTCAGAACTTGTGCATACCATGCAAAACTTTGGTGGCAAAATTTCGTGGCGCGCG
The nucleotide sequence above comes from Alteromonas naphthalenivorans. Encoded proteins:
- a CDS encoding HAD-IIB family hydrolase; protein product: MTRTLVFTDMDGTLLDHHTYSFEAAKPALTALESRDIPVIPTTSKTFAELQPLREQIGLTGPFIIENGAAIFIPHGFFKKKPSGTVWVDGYWCKSFISNKNYWIKLLDKIKADFEGEFKQFSQMSLEEIQSSTGLDEASAALAAKRQFGEPVLWTGSDENKQKFIAAVKDRGAYPLEGGRFIHVSGNCDKGQALKWLAAEYQRQHESHVKTVALGDGKNDIAMLEAAHIAIRILSPVNPPPSVKKDEVYTSTLPGPEGWNEMLTQLLSL
- a CDS encoding glycosyl transferase; translation: MADFYQNGVVTTLHNLSRRPTEELEAELLRFSQKRPMALILPSLFSELEGDALPHIVDELTGVPYLSEIVIGLDRADMAQYKHALKFFDKLPQHHRVLWNDGPRLKALDEELQSKGLAPKELGKGRNVWYCMGYVLASNRAESVALHDCDIVTYNKDLLAKLIYPVANPNFNYEFCKGYYARVANGKINGRVSRLLVTPLLRALKRIMGDNEYLEFMDSFRYPLAGEFSFRRDVLNDIRIPSDWGLEIGVLSEMHRNYSHNRLCQADICDIYDHKHQDLSLNDEHGGLSKMSIDITKAIFRKLATQGYTFSNEMFRSIKATYFRIALDFIETYHNDAVMNGLTLDIHSEEKAVEMFASNIMKAGQNFLENPMETPFIPSWNRVTSAVPDILERLLEAVEADTAEFME
- a CDS encoding sugar phosphorylase yields the protein MTWQVLHDKVKHHLEYIYADVPLEHSLESLTMSLMETMGIKPDEDVSLPQSHSNYWDEDDIIMITYGDSVIDGDERPLVTLNRFLNRYSKNTINNVHILPFFPYSSDDGFSVIDYSSVNEALGSWDDIEAIAKDYGLMTDLVINHCSARSVWFDNFIKGEGPGSDFFFTGDPADDLSIVTRPRVSPLLRETETKDGTKHVWCTFSHDQVDFDFRNPKVLLTFIDIIRLYIDKGAKIFRLDAVAFLWKIVGTNCINLPQTHEVIRLIRTLIEHVDPSIIIITETNIPNRENLTYFGNANEAHAIYNFSLPPLLVNTLVTGNCKYLKSWMMSMPPAQNGTAYFNFIASHDGIGLRPAEGLLDDEEISELVHTMQNFGGKISWRASDHGQQKPYEINITLFDALQGTTKGPDKWQIDRFICAHAIMLGMEGIPGIYIHSLLGTSNDYEKVANTGQNRSINRRRWDFKELEALLDSPYSQHHKVLTRLSQLIRIRKAQPAFHPNATQFTLQLNESIFGYWRQSLDRKQSIFCISNVSDEEQTILLSDINLIGTDNWIDLVTRQQIALSDAFLQLKPYQVLWISNQDFE